In Nakamurella antarctica, the following are encoded in one genomic region:
- a CDS encoding YccF domain-containing protein, giving the protein MRLILNLIWLVFGGFFMFLGYLLAGVVMCVFVVTIPFGIAAFRIGFFALWPFGRTVVSRPGGATGGAASTIGNVMWFLLAGIWLAIGHLISGVLMCVTVIGIPLGLANFKLIPVSLAPLGKEIVSAH; this is encoded by the coding sequence ATGCGCCTTATTCTGAATCTCATCTGGCTGGTCTTCGGCGGTTTCTTCATGTTCTTGGGCTACCTGCTAGCGGGAGTCGTCATGTGCGTCTTCGTGGTGACAATTCCCTTTGGTATTGCTGCGTTTCGCATTGGTTTCTTCGCGTTGTGGCCTTTTGGTCGGACTGTGGTTTCCAGACCCGGGGGAGCCACGGGTGGCGCTGCATCGACGATTGGCAACGTGATGTGGTTCCTACTCGCCGGCATCTGGTTAGCAATCGGCCACCTCATCAGCGGGGTCCTCATGTGTGTCACCGTTATTGGAATCCCCCTGGGGCTAGCCAACTTCAAGCTCATCCCAGTGTCTTTAGCCCCCCTGGGGAAAGAAATTGTCAGCGCTCACTGA
- a CDS encoding dienelactone hydrolase family protein produces the protein MTSTTPTTAPTADLAGWTQKSFTAAGITHDCFEKAPVGGGPGVVLIPEIPGMAPEVMGMAQHLVDNGFSVVIPSLFGQPGRAVSAAYMASTIPKLCISKEFRAFATNAQRPVTAYLRALASDLNARTPGAGVGVVGMCFSGGFSLATAVDDAVVAAVASQPSVPFPLGAARKRDPGMSPEEFDALARRTASGEVCLLGLRFSEDKAAPAERFVTLKARLGDRFEVIELDSSKGNSGGFSSSAHCVITREVREEPANEAFSARERVVSFLRENVTGAARQ, from the coding sequence ATGACGTCAACCACGCCCACCACCGCTCCGACTGCTGACCTCGCGGGTTGGACCCAAAAGAGTTTCACCGCAGCGGGTATCACCCATGATTGTTTCGAGAAAGCGCCTGTCGGAGGCGGACCGGGTGTGGTGTTGATCCCTGAAATTCCAGGCATGGCACCAGAGGTAATGGGTATGGCGCAGCATTTGGTGGACAACGGATTCTCCGTCGTCATTCCGTCGCTCTTTGGGCAGCCGGGCCGTGCGGTCTCGGCGGCCTATATGGCTTCCACGATCCCCAAGCTGTGCATCTCCAAAGAGTTTCGCGCTTTCGCGACCAATGCCCAGCGTCCTGTGACGGCATACCTGCGCGCATTAGCCTCCGACCTCAATGCGCGTACGCCGGGCGCTGGGGTGGGAGTCGTGGGAATGTGCTTCAGCGGAGGTTTTTCCTTAGCGACAGCAGTGGACGACGCGGTGGTCGCGGCCGTCGCGAGCCAGCCCTCGGTGCCATTCCCGTTGGGGGCAGCGAGAAAACGCGACCCTGGGATGTCGCCGGAAGAATTCGACGCCTTGGCACGGCGGACAGCGAGCGGCGAGGTATGCCTCCTTGGATTGCGCTTTTCCGAAGACAAGGCAGCGCCTGCAGAACGCTTTGTGACGCTCAAAGCCCGTCTTGGCGATCGCTTCGAAGTAATTGAACTCGACTCTTCGAAGGGCAACAGCGGCGGGTTCTCCTCGTCTGCGCACTGCGTCATTACCCGCGAAGTCCGCGAAGAGCCCGCCAACGAAGCGTTTTCGGCTCGCGAACGAGTGGTGAGCTTTTTGCGCGAAAACGTTACTGGCGCCGCGAGGCAGTAA
- the heR gene encoding heliorhodopsin HeR: MQATGVNESSLSRLRRWNLGLTILHGLQAVGILILAKEFAITITSSFPAGPPGSVVPAPEALFDVPVAPVIALFLALAALDHLLTSTVLRTRYETDLRAGLNRFRWIEYSVSSTLMILLIGSYNGLTGISEIILIIGANVAMILFGWLQEIMNPPGRSRTTMMPFWFGCIAGFAPWVAIFVNLIGAAAVPGFVLGIAGSLFIFFMSFALNQWLQYREIGKWSNYAYGEKVYLVLSLVAKTALAWQIFGGSLAGTG, translated from the coding sequence ATGCAAGCCACTGGAGTTAACGAATCGAGCCTGTCTCGCTTACGCCGCTGGAACCTGGGGCTCACGATCCTGCACGGCTTGCAAGCGGTCGGGATCCTTATCCTGGCAAAAGAGTTTGCGATCACCATCACGTCATCGTTTCCCGCGGGCCCGCCCGGCAGTGTGGTCCCAGCACCCGAGGCGCTCTTCGATGTTCCGGTAGCTCCGGTCATTGCTCTCTTCTTGGCACTGGCAGCCCTCGATCACCTGCTGACCTCCACCGTTTTACGCACCCGCTACGAGACTGATCTGCGAGCGGGCCTCAATAGATTCCGATGGATCGAATACTCCGTTAGTTCCACACTGATGATCCTTCTCATCGGCTCGTACAACGGACTGACGGGGATCAGCGAAATTATCCTGATTATCGGCGCAAACGTCGCGATGATCCTGTTCGGTTGGCTGCAGGAGATCATGAACCCGCCCGGGCGCAGCCGCACCACGATGATGCCGTTCTGGTTCGGCTGCATCGCTGGCTTCGCCCCGTGGGTGGCGATCTTCGTCAATCTCATTGGAGCAGCCGCAGTGCCGGGATTCGTACTGGGCATCGCTGGTTCGTTGTTCATATTCTTCATGAGCTTCGCGCTCAACCAGTGGTTGCAGTACCGCGAGATCGGCAAATGGTCCAACTACGCCTACGGCGAAAAGGTCTACCTGGTCTTGAGTCTCGTAGCGAAGACAGCGTTGGCCTGGCAGATCTTCGGCGGCTCGCTTGCTGGAACGGGCTGA
- a CDS encoding LON peptidase substrate-binding domain-containing protein codes for MPATSLPLFPLGTALFPGVALPLNIFEPRYRNMVRELMEQPAESRQFGVVAIKAGREVGINGIDALHEIGCTARIQHVEAYADGGLEILAVGATRFKLVSTDTSDALVRGEVEYLADSFSPGAAALVGPVSRRFVNYRDSLLAAQGLEMAEGSSLPTDATRLSYLVASAMILDLVEKQELLACADAEQRLRLELQLLRRESAMFDQLSTRPGVELSSEPYSTN; via the coding sequence ATGCCTGCCACTTCACTTCCACTCTTTCCCCTGGGCACCGCCTTGTTTCCAGGAGTCGCGCTGCCGCTCAACATTTTCGAACCGCGATATCGGAATATGGTTCGCGAGCTGATGGAGCAACCGGCAGAGTCTCGTCAATTCGGCGTGGTGGCAATCAAGGCGGGGCGCGAAGTGGGGATCAACGGCATTGATGCCCTGCATGAGATCGGTTGCACCGCAAGGATTCAACATGTCGAGGCCTATGCCGACGGGGGCCTGGAAATACTTGCGGTAGGTGCCACCCGTTTCAAGCTTGTCTCCACAGACACCTCCGATGCTCTCGTGCGCGGCGAAGTCGAGTACCTCGCGGATTCATTCTCGCCGGGCGCGGCTGCGCTGGTGGGGCCCGTGTCCCGCCGCTTCGTGAATTATCGGGACTCGCTACTCGCCGCGCAGGGCCTCGAAATGGCCGAGGGTTCGTCCCTGCCCACAGATGCAACTCGGCTTTCCTATTTGGTGGCGAGTGCGATGATTCTGGACCTGGTAGAAAAACAAGAACTGCTGGCCTGCGCCGATGCCGAACAACGTTTGCGCCTTGAGCTGCAGCTGCTGCGCCGCGAGTCCGCAATGTTTGATCAGTTGTCGACCCGTCCCGGGGTGGAGTTGTCGTCAGAGCCCTACAGCACCAACTGA
- a CDS encoding ATP-dependent DNA ligase, with product MAADDVREMDGGHPMRLTHLSKVLYPKAGTTKSDVIDYVAAVASVMLPHLIGRPVTRKRWPNGVGTDPFFTKNLERGAPGWLDRVDIEHSSRVLTYPLIDSVAGLTWLAQVGALEIHVPQWRSGYAHAPVAKALTEQGRTAERYPDRVVFDLDPGPGAGLPECVQVALLVRERLGALGERMVPVTSGSKGLHLYVPMDEAITSTQASAWALQVAEQMEKALPDLVVSTMSKAIRTDRVLFDWSQNNAAKTTIAPYSLRGREQPTVAAPRTWEELSEPGLAQLDFREVMERVAAGIDPLATLLDPPPGSTRRALRSQPAAARAAAAKAAAPEAAAAEAAPAETSAAADLLTEYRAKRDATKTPEPVPMVTVGTKGGVKQGPGNTFVIQEHHASSLHWDLRLERAGVLVSWAVPKGIPVQPTGNRLAVQTEDHPLEYARFEGTIPAKEYGGGVMTIWDSGTYETLKWRDDEVMFELMGSRVQGRYVLIRTSGRQWLLHRLKESSQHLAPAELAKRPHERSLPYERNSPGGRPPLAASAGEVDHDLRPMLATAGRAEEVVDGSAWVYEGKWDGMRALAFIDNDTVTLRSRTGKDNSATFPELAELATLVHGHRVVLDGEIVTFDNAGRTDFGLLQQRMGLRKASDIAAAAATITVHYLIFDVLELDGVSLVGKKYTDRRRLLDALSIMGENCSVPGHLTGTLEEILTRTKADGWEGIIAKRTDSHYSPGARSRAWRKVKHELQAEVLIIGWQEGQGRRAGGIGSLLLAVPKDGDGLANELRYVGKVGTGFSDAALTSLRAQLGMLHRESPPVDISAAPSHTQDTHWVEPQLVAEVAYAEYTSSNMLRQARWRGLRPDKSPGDVKNPDFPPRTGPATANALARNEE from the coding sequence ATGGCGGCGGACGACGTGCGAGAGATGGATGGTGGCCATCCGATGAGGCTCACCCATCTCTCCAAAGTCCTCTACCCCAAGGCGGGCACCACAAAATCGGATGTCATCGATTATGTAGCTGCTGTTGCTTCCGTGATGCTTCCGCACCTGATCGGTAGGCCGGTGACACGCAAGCGCTGGCCGAATGGTGTGGGGACAGACCCCTTCTTCACGAAAAATCTGGAAAGGGGCGCACCCGGGTGGCTTGACAGGGTCGACATCGAACACAGCTCGAGGGTTTTGACCTACCCCCTCATTGATTCGGTCGCCGGGCTCACCTGGCTGGCCCAGGTCGGGGCGCTCGAAATCCATGTGCCGCAGTGGAGAAGCGGATACGCCCACGCCCCGGTAGCCAAAGCCCTGACCGAACAAGGAAGAACCGCAGAACGCTATCCCGATCGGGTGGTGTTTGACCTCGACCCCGGACCGGGGGCGGGTCTGCCCGAATGTGTGCAGGTGGCGTTACTGGTTCGAGAACGGCTGGGCGCCTTGGGAGAACGGATGGTTCCGGTTACCAGCGGTAGTAAAGGGCTACACCTCTACGTGCCGATGGACGAGGCGATCACGTCAACCCAGGCCAGCGCGTGGGCATTACAGGTCGCCGAGCAAATGGAGAAGGCGCTCCCAGATCTCGTAGTTTCGACTATGTCGAAAGCGATTAGAACCGACAGGGTTCTCTTCGATTGGTCGCAAAATAATGCTGCTAAAACGACCATCGCCCCGTATTCGCTCCGCGGCCGCGAGCAACCCACCGTTGCCGCGCCGCGCACGTGGGAAGAGTTGTCCGAACCAGGCCTGGCGCAATTAGATTTTCGCGAGGTCATGGAACGAGTAGCCGCCGGAATTGATCCACTGGCAACGCTTCTCGATCCCCCGCCGGGATCAACGCGCCGCGCTTTGCGGTCCCAGCCAGCGGCAGCTAGGGCAGCCGCAGCGAAGGCAGCCGCACCGGAAGCAGCCGCAGCGGAAGCGGCCCCAGCGGAAACATCAGCTGCGGCAGACCTACTGACGGAATATCGCGCGAAACGCGACGCAACCAAAACGCCGGAACCCGTCCCCATGGTCACTGTCGGCACGAAGGGGGGCGTCAAGCAGGGGCCTGGCAACACCTTCGTCATTCAAGAACACCACGCCAGCAGCCTGCATTGGGATTTGCGGCTGGAACGGGCTGGTGTTCTCGTGTCGTGGGCAGTGCCCAAAGGAATTCCGGTGCAACCGACCGGTAACCGGCTCGCAGTTCAGACCGAAGATCATCCGCTGGAATACGCGAGGTTCGAGGGCACCATCCCCGCGAAGGAGTACGGCGGCGGGGTGATGACGATATGGGATTCCGGCACCTACGAAACCCTCAAGTGGCGAGATGACGAGGTGATGTTCGAGCTGATGGGATCTCGGGTTCAAGGCAGGTATGTCCTGATTCGCACGTCGGGTCGGCAGTGGCTGCTGCACAGACTCAAGGAGTCCAGCCAACACTTGGCGCCTGCGGAACTGGCTAAACGCCCCCACGAGCGAAGTCTCCCCTACGAGCGAAATAGCCCAGGGGGCCGTCCGCCACTCGCAGCTTCTGCTGGTGAGGTAGACCACGATCTCCGGCCGATGCTGGCTACCGCTGGCCGTGCTGAGGAGGTTGTGGACGGGAGCGCCTGGGTGTACGAAGGCAAATGGGATGGCATGCGCGCCTTGGCCTTCATCGACAATGACACCGTGACACTGCGCAGTCGCACCGGCAAGGACAACAGTGCCACCTTCCCCGAATTGGCAGAGCTCGCTACTCTCGTCCACGGACATCGGGTGGTGCTGGATGGTGAAATTGTCACCTTCGATAATGCTGGCCGCACCGACTTTGGCCTGCTGCAACAACGAATGGGGCTACGAAAGGCCAGCGATATTGCAGCAGCGGCAGCCACTATCACCGTCCACTATCTGATCTTTGACGTGCTGGAGTTGGATGGCGTGTCGTTGGTCGGGAAGAAATACACTGACCGTCGCCGCCTTCTTGATGCACTGTCAATCATGGGCGAGAATTGCTCCGTGCCGGGCCATCTCACCGGAACGCTTGAAGAGATCTTGACCCGCACCAAGGCCGACGGTTGGGAGGGCATCATCGCCAAACGGACGGACTCCCATTACTCCCCCGGAGCTCGCTCACGAGCCTGGCGCAAGGTCAAGCACGAACTCCAAGCCGAAGTGCTGATTATCGGATGGCAGGAGGGGCAGGGACGCCGGGCGGGCGGAATTGGTTCCCTCCTGCTAGCGGTGCCGAAGGACGGTGACGGCTTGGCTAACGAGCTTCGTTACGTCGGCAAGGTGGGCACTGGCTTCAGCGATGCGGCCCTCACCTCGCTGCGGGCGCAGCTGGGCATGTTGCACCGGGAATCTCCGCCGGTGGATATCTCAGCGGCGCCATCTCACACCCAGGACACCCACTGGGTGGAGCCTCAGCTTGTCGCCGAAGTGGCCTACGCTGAATACACAAGTAGCAACATGCTGCGGCAGGCAAGGTGGCGCGGCTTGCGCCCGGATAAGTCTCCCGGTGACGTGAAGAACCCGGACTTTCCACCGAGGACGGGACCCGCCACTGCGAACGCGCTAGCCCGCAACGAGGAATAA
- a CDS encoding pilus assembly protein CpaE has protein sequence MITIEVARSLNEGGVKWEPAIGDWFVVADRDMDSDFFVLSNMTAEIHQFPSATVIGFNGTTEWALDSVEAEQALWLPREAQLREMLGGALQSLEKTDQGWVVNLLVNEKPWHVSDPDAEQAYALALLFLVAG, from the coding sequence GTGATCACTATTGAAGTAGCAAGAAGCCTGAACGAAGGCGGCGTTAAGTGGGAACCCGCCATCGGCGACTGGTTCGTCGTCGCAGATCGCGATATGGACTCTGATTTTTTCGTGTTGAGCAATATGACAGCCGAAATTCACCAGTTCCCGAGCGCCACGGTGATCGGCTTCAATGGCACGACCGAGTGGGCTCTGGATTCGGTGGAGGCCGAACAGGCACTGTGGCTGCCGCGGGAAGCGCAGCTTCGCGAAATGTTGGGCGGCGCGTTACAGTCCTTGGAAAAAACTGACCAGGGGTGGGTCGTCAACTTGCTTGTCAACGAAAAGCCTTGGCATGTCAGCGATCCGGATGCGGAACAGGCCTACGCGCTCGCTCTGTTATTCCTCGTTGCGGGCTAG
- a CDS encoding thymidylate synthase, with amino-acid sequence MQQYMALMEKILLEGTVKTDRTGTGTRSLFGYQMRFDLAEGFPLLTTKKVHLRSVIIELLWFLRGGTNVKWLQERGVSIWDEWADAEGELGPVYGHQWRSWPTPDGGSIDQIAAVLESIRTNPDSRRHIVSAWNVAEVSEMALPPCHTLFQFYVADGKLSCQLYQRSADVFLGVPFNIASYALLTMMVAKQTGLDVGEFVHTLGDAHLYSNHIEQAKLQLTRTPRRLPLLEIADGVTSLDAYEYEDFTVVGYDPDPAIKAPIAV; translated from the coding sequence ATGCAGCAGTACATGGCCCTGATGGAAAAGATCCTGCTCGAGGGCACCGTGAAAACAGACCGCACCGGAACAGGGACTAGGTCCCTGTTCGGCTATCAGATGAGATTTGATCTGGCAGAGGGATTTCCACTTCTCACGACAAAAAAGGTTCACCTGCGTTCGGTCATCATCGAGCTGTTGTGGTTTTTGCGAGGCGGCACCAATGTCAAGTGGCTGCAGGAGCGCGGCGTCTCGATCTGGGATGAGTGGGCGGACGCTGAAGGTGAGCTCGGGCCGGTCTATGGTCACCAATGGAGGTCCTGGCCAACTCCGGATGGCGGCAGCATCGACCAAATCGCCGCCGTTCTCGAGTCAATCCGCACCAACCCGGATTCGCGGCGCCACATCGTCTCGGCCTGGAATGTGGCGGAAGTATCTGAGATGGCTCTGCCGCCCTGCCACACGCTGTTTCAGTTCTATGTCGCCGACGGCAAACTTTCATGTCAGCTTTATCAGCGTTCAGCCGACGTGTTTCTGGGGGTCCCCTTCAACATCGCCTCCTACGCGCTTCTCACCATGATGGTGGCGAAGCAGACGGGCTTGGACGTCGGTGAGTTCGTCCACACCCTGGGGGACGCGCATTTGTACTCCAATCACATTGAGCAGGCGAAGTTGCAACTCACCCGGACGCCAAGACGACTACCGCTCCTCGAGATCGCGGACGGCGTCACGAGTTTGGACGCTTACGAATACGAGGACTTTACGGTGGTCGGATACGACCCGGACCCAGCGATCAAAGCGCCGATCGCCGTATGA
- a CDS encoding dihydrofolate reductase — MSITLIAAVSSNGVIGRDNDLPWRIPADLKHFKELTIGKTLLMGRRTYDSIGRALPGRTTVVVTRQEQWSAPGVTTVRSIQEALDLAAGDELMVAGGGDLYAQLMPTADRLEITHIAQIVEGDTYFPHIDPAQWTELSRQEGDGYSFVSYGRI; from the coding sequence ATGAGCATCACCTTGATCGCAGCGGTGTCGAGCAACGGCGTGATCGGCCGAGATAACGACTTACCCTGGCGGATCCCGGCTGATCTGAAACATTTTAAGGAGCTCACCATCGGGAAGACACTCTTGATGGGCCGGCGAACCTACGACTCCATCGGCCGAGCGCTACCCGGTCGAACCACAGTGGTAGTGACCAGGCAAGAACAGTGGAGCGCACCTGGCGTCACTACCGTCCGGTCCATTCAAGAGGCGTTGGACCTCGCGGCTGGAGATGAGCTGATGGTGGCCGGCGGCGGCGATCTGTATGCACAGTTGATGCCCACAGCTGACCGACTCGAGATCACCCACATCGCTCAGATAGTCGAGGGCGACACATATTTCCCTCATATCGATCCGGCGCAGTGGACTGAACTGAGTCGTCAAGAGGGCGACGGATACTCATTTGTGTCCTACGGTCGAATTTAG
- a CDS encoding helix-turn-helix domain-containing protein encodes MLLRDALGETLRDARTRQNRTLRDVSHAANVSLGYLSEVERGRKEASSELLASICAALEVQLHDVLNTVSAALSNDQAHAELLRSQPVADHRNGSLQPAGGSNKNNVKNGSKNSNDAVLRIVVPYGKTRGGKEVALA; translated from the coding sequence GTGCTGCTAAGAGATGCGCTGGGCGAAACATTGCGTGATGCTCGGACACGGCAAAATCGCACCTTGCGGGATGTTTCTCATGCGGCCAATGTCTCGCTGGGATACCTTTCCGAGGTGGAACGCGGTCGCAAGGAAGCCTCAAGCGAGTTGCTAGCGTCTATCTGTGCCGCTCTCGAGGTTCAATTACACGATGTGTTGAACACTGTGTCTGCTGCTCTGAGCAACGACCAAGCACATGCTGAGCTGCTTCGTAGTCAACCGGTGGCAGATCATCGCAACGGCTCGCTTCAGCCTGCGGGTGGCAGCAACAAAAACAACGTCAAGAACGGCAGCAAAAATAGTAACGACGCTGTTCTGCGGATTGTTGTGCCGTACGGCAAGACTCGAGGCGGGAAAGAAGTAGCGCTCGCATAG
- a CDS encoding CinA family protein has translation MNTLSTYVGLEDHKVAELLRALASKSLTVSVAESLTGGLMLAVLTEIPGASAVIRGGLVVYATDLKHQLAGVDSHLLDRVGAVDADVALALAAGTRRRCQSSIGIGLTGVAGPDPQDGKAVGTVFVALSMAADCDGSVQPREGHYSRVLELAADGTRADIRAAAVRSAIQLLAGLTQSQPA, from the coding sequence ATGAACACGCTGTCTACGTACGTGGGACTTGAGGACCACAAGGTGGCAGAGCTGCTCCGTGCGCTGGCGTCGAAGTCGCTCACGGTATCGGTCGCAGAGTCGCTCACCGGCGGATTGATGCTTGCGGTCCTGACAGAGATCCCAGGCGCCAGCGCCGTGATCCGCGGCGGCCTGGTCGTCTACGCCACCGATCTCAAACATCAACTGGCCGGTGTCGATAGCCACTTGCTTGACCGCGTGGGCGCCGTTGATGCCGACGTCGCGCTGGCTCTGGCTGCAGGGACACGCCGGCGGTGCCAATCCTCGATCGGCATTGGCTTGACCGGAGTTGCGGGACCTGATCCTCAGGATGGGAAAGCAGTCGGGACGGTCTTCGTGGCGCTATCGATGGCAGCCGACTGCGATGGGAGTGTGCAACCGCGCGAAGGTCATTACTCCCGCGTTCTGGAGTTGGCCGCCGACGGGACTCGTGCGGACATTCGCGCTGCAGCCGTGCGGTCGGCGATCCAGCTGCTCGCCGGCCTCACCCAGAGCCAGCCGGCCTGA
- the pgsA gene encoding CDP-diacylglycerol--glycerol-3-phosphate 3-phosphatidyltransferase: protein MIPDRPVPLVNLPNILTVSRILLVPIGLIFLFQGDGHEPWWRVAAWTIFAIAAITDRYDGHIARKRGLITNFGKIADPIADKALTGAALVSLSILGDIYWWVTIVILSREIGITLLRLALLRYEVIAASAGGKLKTFVQICAIGLYVLPFPGFLEWFRFGFMALALLLTVGTGLDYIVKAVKIVASGRKRATNKTNSTESA from the coding sequence ATGATCCCGGATCGGCCGGTTCCGCTCGTCAACCTGCCCAATATCCTGACCGTTTCCAGGATCTTGCTGGTTCCAATCGGTCTGATCTTTCTGTTTCAGGGTGACGGGCACGAGCCGTGGTGGCGAGTCGCGGCCTGGACCATCTTTGCGATCGCCGCCATCACTGACCGCTACGACGGTCACATCGCTCGTAAGCGCGGTTTGATCACAAACTTCGGCAAAATAGCTGACCCGATTGCTGACAAAGCACTGACGGGTGCGGCACTGGTAAGCCTGTCGATCCTGGGTGACATTTATTGGTGGGTAACCATTGTCATCCTCTCCAGGGAAATTGGAATCACGCTGCTTCGACTCGCCCTGCTGCGCTACGAGGTGATTGCGGCAAGCGCCGGCGGCAAGCTCAAAACCTTTGTTCAAATCTGCGCCATCGGTCTGTACGTCCTTCCATTTCCCGGTTTCCTGGAATGGTTCAGATTCGGATTTATGGCCCTTGCGCTGCTGCTCACTGTCGGTACGGGCCTGGATTACATCGTCAAGGCGGTAAAGATTGTCGCCTCCGGTCGCAAGCGGGCAACGAACAAGACAAACTCCACCGAATCAGCATGA
- the rimO gene encoding 30S ribosomal protein S12 methylthiotransferase RimO → MSASPRVSLLTLGCARNEVDSSEIAGRLALGGYELVEDDGPADVVVVNTCAFVASAKKDSIDTLLAAADTGAKVVAVGCLAERYGAELAAALPEADAVLGFDSYPELAGLLGDVIDGHRPAAHTPVDRRTLLPISPVSRPSAAQGISVPGHSTTSHSTTSHSHTDDGTGAFPQTGPTLVRKLLHKGPVAPLKIASGCDRRCTFCAIPSFRGSFVSRSADEIVAEAVWLAGQGVREIVLVSENSTSYGKDLPGDGQLESVLMRLAAVPGITRVRLSYLQPAETKASLVQTIAHTPGVADYYDMSFQHASEPVLRRMRRFGNRESFLGLVEQIRAAAPEAGIRSNVIVGFPGETEADLAELEAFLIGARMDAVGVFGYSDEDGTAAENLPDHLEEDVVAARVERITALVDELVTQRAEDRIGTEVIVLVDGDGGIGDYSDGLHSDASGATIVGRAAHQAPEVDGITTLTGALGVELGDLVRAIVTGSEGIDLKARVIEVLPRPDGAGARG, encoded by the coding sequence GTGTCTGCCTCGCCGCGTGTTTCGCTCCTGACCCTGGGCTGCGCCCGAAACGAAGTTGACTCCTCAGAAATTGCTGGTCGCCTGGCACTGGGTGGGTACGAGCTCGTCGAGGATGATGGTCCAGCTGACGTGGTCGTGGTCAATACGTGCGCCTTCGTTGCCAGCGCAAAAAAGGACTCCATCGATACCTTGCTGGCAGCCGCAGACACCGGCGCCAAGGTGGTTGCGGTCGGCTGCCTGGCCGAGCGCTACGGAGCGGAGTTGGCGGCTGCGCTGCCCGAGGCCGATGCGGTACTGGGCTTCGATTCCTACCCTGAGCTAGCAGGCCTGCTGGGGGATGTTATCGACGGCCACCGACCAGCCGCACACACACCGGTTGACCGGCGCACACTCCTTCCCATTTCGCCCGTGTCACGGCCCAGCGCTGCCCAGGGCATCTCAGTGCCCGGCCATTCCACCACCAGCCATTCCACCACCAGCCATTCCCACACCGACGACGGAACTGGCGCCTTCCCGCAGACTGGCCCGACGCTGGTGCGCAAGTTGCTGCACAAGGGCCCAGTCGCGCCGCTCAAGATCGCCTCTGGTTGCGACCGGCGGTGCACATTCTGTGCAATCCCGTCCTTCCGCGGCTCCTTCGTTTCTCGCTCCGCAGACGAGATCGTCGCCGAGGCCGTCTGGCTTGCCGGCCAGGGAGTGCGTGAAATTGTCCTCGTGAGTGAAAACTCCACGTCGTACGGTAAGGACTTGCCAGGGGATGGACAGCTCGAATCTGTTCTCATGCGCCTTGCTGCAGTTCCTGGGATTACCCGAGTCCGCCTGTCCTACCTTCAACCGGCGGAGACCAAAGCGTCTTTGGTGCAGACCATCGCGCACACCCCGGGCGTCGCGGACTATTACGACATGTCCTTCCAGCACGCCTCCGAACCCGTCCTTCGGCGAATGCGCCGATTCGGCAACCGGGAGTCCTTCCTCGGGCTAGTCGAGCAGATTCGGGCAGCAGCCCCCGAAGCGGGAATTCGCTCCAATGTGATCGTGGGCTTTCCCGGTGAGACGGAAGCCGATCTGGCCGAACTGGAAGCGTTCCTGATCGGTGCACGGATGGACGCGGTAGGGGTTTTTGGCTACTCCGACGAGGACGGCACAGCAGCGGAAAATCTGCCGGATCATCTCGAGGAGGACGTGGTCGCCGCTCGAGTTGAGCGGATCACAGCGTTAGTCGACGAGTTGGTCACCCAACGCGCAGAGGACCGTATCGGTACCGAAGTCATCGTCCTGGTCGATGGTGACGGCGGTATTGGCGATTACTCCGACGGGCTGCACTCCGATGCCAGCGGCGCCACCATCGTCGGCCGCGCAGCGCATCAGGCACCCGAGGTTGACGGAATCACCACCCTCACGGGCGCTCTCGGCGTCGAGCTCGGCGATCTGGTCCGCGCTATTGTCACCGGCTCAGAAGGTATCGACCTGAAAGCGAGGGTGATCGAAGTCCTACCGCGTCCTGATGGGGCGGGTGCCCGCGGATGA